From one Nonomuraea polychroma genomic stretch:
- a CDS encoding amino-acid N-acetyltransferase, producing MEQVAELTTPETAVVVRRARTPDVRSIRRLVDIYAGAGPRILEKTTVTLYEDVQEFWVAELSGRVVGCGALHVLWEDLAEIRTVAVDPECRGMGIGHRIVSALIRQANDLGLRRVFCLTFEVDFFARHGFQPIQGTPVSPEVYAELLASYDEGVAEFLDLEHVKPNTLGNTRMLLHLTSDDADLD from the coding sequence ATGGAGCAGGTGGCCGAACTGACGACGCCGGAGACCGCGGTGGTGGTCCGGCGTGCCCGCACGCCCGACGTGCGCTCGATCAGGCGCCTGGTCGACATCTACGCGGGCGCCGGCCCCCGGATCCTGGAGAAGACCACGGTGACCCTGTACGAGGACGTACAGGAGTTCTGGGTGGCCGAGCTGAGCGGGCGGGTCGTCGGCTGTGGCGCGCTCCATGTCCTGTGGGAGGATCTCGCGGAGATCCGCACGGTGGCCGTCGATCCGGAGTGCCGCGGCATGGGCATCGGCCACCGGATCGTCTCGGCACTCATACGGCAGGCAAACGATCTGGGTCTGCGGCGTGTATTCTGCCTGACCTTTGAGGTGGACTTCTTCGCCAGGCACGGCTTCCAGCCGATCCAGGGCACGCCGGTCTCACCTGAGGTCTACGCCGAACTGCTGGCCTCGTACGACGAGGGTGTCGCGGAGTTCCTCGACCTGGAACACGTGAAGCCGAACACCCTGGGCAACACCCGCATGCTGCTCCATCTGACATCGGATGACGCAGACCTTGACTAG
- a CDS encoding C40 family peptidase: MSLTVAALLFAIPAGSASADPEPSLKELSDQVEKLHVEIETLTEQYNGQREKYKIAKKAADAAQKTLADSEAGLAAKRAKAALLAQNAYITGGLSRALAFTSSTDPKKFLDQAATTYALEQQQGEQVNQLAKAMDAANRARAGAKTRMEELQKIVADLDGKRDKITKLVAKTESSLFRRAMGEAGRPGTRAVRINLPIPGNGKAAQAARWALTQQLKPYVWGAEGPSSYDCSGLVMAAFQRVGISLPHYTGDQWTAGRHIDRSELRAGDLVFFYSDLHHVGIYLGGGMMVHAPRTGDVVRVASIANRPYAGAVRIAD; encoded by the coding sequence GTGAGTCTCACAGTGGCCGCGCTTCTGTTCGCCATCCCCGCCGGTTCTGCGTCCGCGGACCCGGAGCCCTCGCTCAAGGAGCTTTCCGACCAGGTCGAGAAGCTGCATGTCGAGATCGAGACGCTGACGGAGCAGTACAACGGCCAGCGGGAGAAGTACAAGATCGCCAAGAAGGCCGCCGACGCCGCCCAGAAGACGCTGGCCGACAGCGAGGCCGGTCTCGCCGCCAAGCGGGCCAAGGCCGCCCTGCTCGCCCAGAACGCCTACATCACCGGCGGTCTGAGCCGGGCGCTCGCGTTCACCTCGTCCACCGACCCGAAAAAGTTCCTCGACCAGGCGGCGACGACGTACGCGCTGGAGCAGCAGCAGGGTGAGCAGGTCAACCAGCTCGCCAAGGCCATGGACGCCGCCAACCGCGCCAGGGCCGGCGCCAAGACCCGCATGGAGGAGCTGCAGAAGATCGTCGCGGATCTCGACGGCAAGCGGGACAAGATCACCAAGCTTGTGGCCAAGACAGAGAGCAGCCTGTTCAGGCGGGCCATGGGCGAGGCCGGCCGGCCCGGCACCCGCGCGGTGCGCATCAACCTGCCGATCCCCGGCAACGGCAAGGCGGCCCAGGCCGCCAGGTGGGCGCTGACCCAGCAGCTCAAGCCGTACGTCTGGGGCGCCGAGGGCCCCAGCTCCTACGACTGCTCAGGCCTGGTGATGGCGGCCTTCCAGCGGGTGGGCATCTCGCTGCCGCACTACACCGGCGACCAGTGGACCGCCGGACGGCACATCGACAGGTCCGAGCTGCGCGCGGGCGACCTCGTGTTCTTCTACAGCGACCTGCACCACGTCGGCATCTACCTGGGTGGGGGCATGATGGTGCACGCCCCGCGGACCGGTGATGTCGTGCGCGTCGCGTCCATCGCGAACCGGCCGTACGCGGGCGCGGTGCGCATCGCCGACTAG
- a CDS encoding LuxR C-terminal-related transcriptional regulator — MDVLTEGVALSHADLALLAELAKGVTVDRVGRRLEISGRTVRRRLRGICDRIGVATGIEAVAWAARRQLI; from the coding sequence ATGGATGTGCTCACTGAAGGCGTCGCGCTGAGCCATGCTGATCTGGCGTTGCTGGCGGAGCTGGCCAAGGGGGTCACGGTCGATCGCGTGGGCAGACGTCTGGAGATCAGCGGACGGACCGTACGCAGGCGGTTACGGGGGATCTGCGACCGCATCGGGGTGGCCACGGGGATCGAGGCCGTGGCCTGGGCGGCGCGGCGCCAGCTGATCTGA
- the lysX gene encoding bifunctional lysylphosphatidylglycerol synthetase/lysine--tRNA ligase LysX: protein MSDELPEQMRIRREKLDRLRSEGVDPYPVNFPRTATNAEVREKYQALEPDAATGDTVAVAGRVMLSRVGGKLCFATLRDGEADLQVMISLDKVGEESLARWKRDVDLGDHVGVIGEVITSRRGELSILAESWQITAKCLRPLPEKHVGLTDPEARVRQRYVDLIVNDEARKMARIRSATVRAVRDFWHEEGYLEVETPMLQPIHGGATARPFKTHINAYDMELYLRIAIELYLKRLVVGGIEKVFEVNRNFRNEGADSTHNPEFTMVEAYGTYLDYNDMADLTQRMYQKAVVAALDTSVVVHDGVEVDLGLAEWPRITLYGAVSEAVGEEITTSTTLEELRKIADRREIHWDPKWGSGKLVQELFEALVEHTLIQPTFVMDYPLETSPLARLHRDNPLLTEKWDLIGFGTELGTAYSELNDPIDQRHRLMEQSLLAAGGDPEAMQLDEDFLQALEYAMPPTGGMGAGIDRMIMAFTGKNIRETILFPLVKPTR, encoded by the coding sequence GTGAGCGACGAACTTCCCGAGCAGATGCGGATCCGGAGGGAGAAGCTCGACCGCCTTCGCAGCGAAGGCGTCGACCCTTACCCGGTGAATTTCCCCCGTACGGCGACCAACGCCGAGGTCAGGGAGAAATACCAGGCCCTGGAGCCCGACGCCGCCACCGGTGACACGGTCGCGGTCGCGGGCCGCGTCATGCTCAGCCGCGTGGGCGGCAAGCTCTGCTTCGCCACGCTCAGGGACGGCGAGGCCGACCTGCAGGTCATGATCTCGCTCGACAAGGTCGGCGAGGAGTCGCTCGCACGCTGGAAGCGCGACGTCGACCTGGGCGACCACGTCGGCGTGATCGGCGAGGTCATCACCTCGCGCCGGGGCGAGCTGTCCATCCTCGCGGAAAGCTGGCAGATCACCGCCAAGTGCCTGCGTCCGCTTCCGGAGAAGCACGTCGGTCTCACCGACCCGGAGGCCCGCGTCCGCCAGCGCTACGTCGACCTCATCGTCAACGACGAGGCCAGGAAGATGGCCCGCATCCGCAGCGCCACCGTGCGCGCGGTGCGCGACTTCTGGCACGAGGAGGGCTACCTCGAGGTCGAGACGCCGATGTTGCAGCCCATCCACGGCGGCGCGACAGCCCGGCCGTTCAAGACCCACATCAACGCCTACGACATGGAGCTCTACCTCCGCATCGCGATCGAGCTCTATCTGAAGCGGCTCGTGGTCGGCGGCATCGAGAAGGTTTTCGAGGTCAACCGCAACTTCCGCAACGAGGGCGCGGACTCCACGCACAATCCCGAGTTCACCATGGTCGAGGCCTACGGCACCTACCTCGACTACAACGACATGGCGGACCTGACGCAGCGGATGTACCAGAAGGCCGTCGTGGCCGCGCTGGACACGTCCGTGGTCGTGCACGACGGCGTCGAGGTGGACCTCGGCCTCGCCGAGTGGCCGCGCATCACGCTCTACGGCGCGGTGTCGGAGGCCGTGGGCGAGGAGATCACGACCTCCACCACGCTGGAGGAGCTCCGCAAGATCGCCGACCGGCGCGAGATCCACTGGGACCCGAAGTGGGGCTCGGGCAAGCTCGTGCAGGAGCTCTTCGAGGCCCTGGTCGAGCACACGCTCATCCAGCCCACGTTCGTCATGGACTACCCGCTGGAGACCTCGCCGCTCGCCCGCCTGCACCGGGACAACCCGCTGCTGACGGAGAAGTGGGACCTGATCGGCTTCGGCACCGAGCTGGGCACGGCCTACTCGGAGCTCAACGACCCGATCGACCAGCGCCACCGTCTGATGGAGCAGTCCCTGCTCGCGGCCGGCGGCGACCCGGAGGCCATGCAGCTCGACGAGGACTTCCTGCAGGCGCTGGAATACGCGATGCCGCCGACGGGTGGCATGGGCGCCGGCATCGACCGGATGATCATGGCCTTCACCGGCAAGAACATCCGCGAGACGATCCTGTTCCCGCTGGTCAAGCCCACCCGCTGA
- a CDS encoding type III pantothenate kinase: protein MLLTIDVGNTHTVLGLFEGEDVIEHWRLATDARRTADEIAVVLQGLLAQSPLLKGADIDGIAICSTVPSVLNEMREMCRRYYGDVNAVIVEPGIRTGVPVRMDNPKEVGSDRIVNALAAIDQYGGPCIIVDFGTATSFDAVSAKGEYVGAVTAPGIEISVDALAAAGAQLHKVELVRPRSVIAKNTVEALQAGIIYGFAGQVDGIVERMAAELADDPDEVTVVATGGHAALVVGESRSIDVHEPWLTLIGLRLIYNRNAT, encoded by the coding sequence ATGCTGCTCACGATCGACGTCGGCAACACGCACACGGTGTTGGGGTTGTTCGAGGGCGAGGACGTCATCGAGCATTGGCGGCTGGCCACCGACGCCCGCCGCACCGCCGACGAGATCGCGGTCGTGCTCCAAGGGCTGCTGGCACAGTCACCGCTGCTCAAGGGCGCCGACATCGACGGCATCGCCATCTGCTCCACGGTGCCGAGCGTGCTCAACGAAATGCGTGAGATGTGCCGCCGTTACTACGGCGACGTCAACGCGGTGATCGTGGAGCCGGGCATCCGCACCGGGGTGCCCGTACGGATGGACAACCCCAAGGAGGTCGGCAGCGACCGCATCGTCAACGCGCTGGCGGCCATCGACCAGTACGGCGGCCCGTGCATCATCGTCGACTTCGGCACCGCCACCTCGTTCGACGCGGTGTCGGCCAAGGGCGAATACGTCGGCGCGGTCACCGCTCCCGGCATCGAGATCTCGGTGGACGCGCTGGCCGCGGCCGGTGCGCAACTGCACAAGGTGGAGCTCGTCAGGCCGCGCTCCGTGATCGCCAAGAACACGGTGGAGGCCCTGCAGGCCGGCATCATCTACGGCTTCGCCGGACAGGTGGACGGCATCGTCGAGCGCATGGCGGCCGAGCTGGCCGACGACCCCGACGAGGTGACCGTGGTGGCCACCGGCGGGCACGCCGCGCTCGTGGTCGGCGAGTCGCGCTCGATCGACGTGCACGAGCCGTGGCTGACCCTCATCGGCCTGCGCCTGATCTACAACAGGAACGCCACATAG
- a CDS encoding L-aspartate oxidase: MSAPAIPLRLTAPAPGWSAEADVVVVGSGIAGLTAALHYAELDPTAKVMVVTKDVLSSGSTRWAQGGIAAVLDPRDTPEEHLNDTLLAGVGLCDVKAVRTLVTEGPAALRRLMERGANFDRTPDGRLQLTREGGHRRRRIVHAGGDATGAEVQRALIEAVQAASIEVIEHALVLDLLKDAQGQARGVTLHVMGEGARDGVGAVLARAIVLATGGMGQVYAATTNPMVSTGDGVALALRAGAVVRDIEFVQFHPTVLWLGEGSTGQQPLISEAVRGEGAVLIDHDGNRFMENVHELADLAPRDVVAKAIMRTMRATGREHVYLDGRHFGREKWETRFPTIYAVCREHGIDPATEPIPVAPAAHYASGGVRTDLRGRTSIKGLYACGEVACTGVHGANRLASNSLLEGLVFAERIAEDIHQARPAPGEPVANQAAPGLADPRIRSRIQAHMSAGASVLRSRESLLATARALRDARWTPVEVPACTESWEVTNLLTVATMLTGAAAARLETRGSHWREDHDTRDDDEWLGHLDVTLTEEGPRMTYTPHGIPARLKEELSVAGLDPAEVDALIERALEEDLQEAGDVTSLATIPAAQRSTADVVARKDGVVAGLAVAEAVFVRLGAARTERRAKDGERVRAGDVLMTVEGPTRALLTAERTALNLLTHLSGVATLTGRWVEAISGTGARVRDSRKTLPGLRALEKYAVRCGGGVNHRMSLSDAALIKDNHVVAAGGVAEAFRAVRERYPDLPIEVEIDRLDQLEAVLDEGAEEILLDNFTIEDTARAVQVVKNRAGNRIALEASGGLTLESARPVAETGVDYLAVGALTHSAPALDIALDLRG, encoded by the coding sequence ATGAGCGCACCGGCGATTCCCCTGCGGCTGACCGCTCCCGCGCCCGGCTGGAGCGCCGAGGCCGACGTCGTCGTGGTGGGCTCCGGCATCGCGGGCCTGACCGCGGCCCTGCACTATGCCGAGCTGGACCCCACCGCCAAGGTCATGGTCGTCACCAAGGACGTGTTGTCGTCAGGCTCCACCCGCTGGGCCCAGGGCGGCATCGCGGCCGTGCTCGACCCGCGCGACACGCCCGAGGAGCACCTGAACGACACGCTCCTCGCCGGGGTCGGCCTGTGCGACGTGAAGGCGGTGCGGACGCTGGTGACCGAGGGCCCCGCCGCGCTGCGGCGGCTGATGGAACGCGGCGCCAACTTCGACCGCACCCCCGACGGGAGACTCCAGCTCACCAGGGAAGGCGGTCACCGGCGGCGCAGGATCGTGCACGCCGGCGGCGACGCCACCGGCGCCGAGGTACAGCGCGCGCTGATCGAGGCGGTGCAGGCCGCCTCGATCGAGGTGATCGAGCACGCACTGGTGCTCGACCTGCTCAAGGACGCCCAGGGCCAGGCCAGGGGCGTGACGCTGCACGTCATGGGCGAGGGTGCGCGTGACGGCGTCGGCGCTGTGCTGGCCAGGGCGATCGTGCTGGCCACCGGCGGCATGGGCCAGGTGTACGCCGCCACCACCAACCCCATGGTCTCCACCGGCGACGGGGTCGCGCTCGCGCTGCGCGCCGGGGCCGTGGTGCGGGACATCGAGTTCGTCCAGTTCCACCCGACCGTCCTCTGGCTCGGGGAAGGATCGACGGGCCAGCAGCCGCTGATCTCCGAGGCGGTCAGGGGCGAGGGCGCGGTGCTGATCGACCACGACGGCAACCGGTTCATGGAGAACGTGCACGAGCTGGCCGACCTGGCGCCGCGCGACGTCGTGGCCAAGGCGATCATGCGGACGATGCGCGCGACCGGCCGCGAGCACGTCTACCTGGACGGCCGTCACTTCGGCCGGGAGAAGTGGGAGACCCGGTTCCCGACGATTTACGCCGTCTGCCGCGAGCACGGCATCGACCCGGCCACCGAGCCCATCCCGGTGGCCCCCGCCGCCCATTACGCCAGCGGTGGCGTGCGTACGGACCTGCGCGGGCGTACCTCCATCAAGGGCCTGTACGCGTGCGGCGAGGTCGCCTGCACCGGCGTGCACGGCGCGAACCGGTTGGCCTCCAACTCGCTGCTGGAAGGGCTCGTCTTCGCCGAGCGCATCGCCGAGGACATCCACCAGGCACGCCCGGCGCCCGGCGAGCCGGTCGCGAACCAGGCCGCGCCCGGGCTGGCCGACCCCCGCATCAGGTCGCGGATCCAGGCCCACATGAGCGCCGGGGCGAGCGTGCTGCGCAGCCGCGAGTCGCTGCTGGCGACGGCCAGGGCGCTGCGTGACGCCCGCTGGACCCCCGTCGAGGTGCCGGCCTGCACCGAGTCGTGGGAGGTCACGAACCTGCTGACCGTCGCCACGATGCTCACCGGCGCGGCGGCGGCCAGGCTGGAGACGCGTGGCTCACACTGGCGCGAGGACCACGACACCCGTGACGACGACGAATGGCTGGGGCACCTGGACGTGACCCTGACCGAGGAAGGCCCCCGCATGACGTACACGCCCCATGGGATTCCCGCGCGCCTGAAGGAGGAGCTCAGCGTCGCCGGGCTGGACCCGGCCGAGGTGGACGCGCTGATCGAGCGGGCGCTCGAGGAGGACCTGCAGGAGGCAGGCGACGTGACGAGCCTGGCCACCATCCCGGCCGCGCAGCGGTCGACGGCCGACGTGGTGGCGCGCAAGGACGGCGTCGTGGCGGGGCTGGCCGTGGCGGAGGCGGTGTTCGTACGGCTGGGCGCGGCGCGTACCGAGCGGCGGGCCAAAGACGGTGAGCGGGTCCGGGCGGGTGACGTGCTGATGACCGTCGAGGGCCCGACCCGGGCCCTGCTGACGGCCGAGCGCACCGCGCTCAACCTGCTCACGCACCTGTCCGGGGTGGCCACGCTGACCGGCAGGTGGGTCGAGGCGATCAGCGGCACGGGGGCGCGGGTACGCGACAGCCGCAAGACGTTGCCGGGGCTGCGGGCACTGGAGAAGTACGCGGTGCGCTGCGGCGGCGGCGTCAACCACCGGATGTCGTTGTCGGACGCCGCCCTGATCAAGGACAACCACGTGGTGGCGGCGGGCGGCGTGGCCGAGGCGTTCAGGGCGGTCAGGGAGCGGTACCCGGATCTGCCCATCGAGGTGGAGATCGACCGGCTGGATCAGCTGGAGGCCGTGCTGGACGAGGGCGCCGAGGAGATCCTGCTCGACAACTTCACGATCGAAGACACCGCCCGTGCCGTACAAGTCGTGAAAAATCGGGCGGGAAACAGGATTGCGCTCGAAGCCAGCGGGGGATTGACCTTGGAATCGGCCCGCCCGGTGGCCGAAACTGGCGTTGACTACCTGGCGGTGGGAGCGCTGACGCACTCGGCGCCGGCCCTGGACATCGCACTTGATCTGCGGGGGTAA
- the panC gene encoding pantoate--beta-alanine ligase, which translates to MDLIIARNRDDLVKARTGGEVALVPTMGALHEGHRSLIRLARARADRVVVSIFVNPLQFGPSEDFSRYPRTFDADLEVCRSEGVDVVFHPSAGDMYHPDRQVSLRSGRMGEIVEGASRPGHFDGVLTVVLKLFNLVQPHVAIFGQKDAQQLALIRRMVADLDVPVEIIGAPTVREPDGLALSSRNRYLSAADRQVALALSRALRAGAAEPVPSRIRAAAHAVLDAAGPELDVDYLVLVDPATFTEVQESYTGEAVLAVAAKVGSTRLIDNVTLTLNPT; encoded by the coding sequence ATGGACCTGATCATCGCCAGGAACCGGGACGACCTGGTCAAAGCGCGGACCGGTGGTGAGGTGGCGCTGGTGCCGACCATGGGCGCGCTGCACGAGGGGCATCGGTCGCTGATCAGGCTCGCCCGGGCCCGGGCCGATCGGGTCGTGGTCAGCATCTTCGTCAACCCCCTGCAATTCGGGCCAAGCGAGGATTTTTCCCGCTATCCCCGTACGTTTGACGCGGACCTTGAGGTGTGCCGCTCCGAGGGGGTGGACGTGGTGTTCCATCCCTCCGCGGGCGACATGTACCACCCCGACCGCCAGGTGAGCCTGCGCTCCGGCCGGATGGGCGAGATCGTCGAGGGCGCCTCCCGGCCGGGGCACTTCGACGGCGTGCTGACGGTCGTGCTGAAACTGTTCAACCTCGTCCAGCCGCACGTGGCGATCTTCGGGCAGAAGGACGCCCAGCAACTCGCGCTGATCCGGCGCATGGTGGCCGACCTCGACGTACCGGTCGAGATCATCGGCGCGCCGACCGTACGCGAGCCCGACGGCCTGGCCCTGTCCAGCCGCAACCGCTACCTGTCGGCCGCGGACCGGCAGGTGGCGCTGGCGCTCTCCCGGGCGCTGCGCGCGGGCGCCGCGGAGCCGGTCCCGTCCAGGATCCGAGCGGCCGCGCACGCGGTGCTCGACGCGGCGGGCCCCGAGCTCGACGTGGACTATCTGGTCCTGGTGGACCCGGCGACGTTCACCGAGGTGCAGGAGTCCTATACAGGTGAGGCGGTCCTCGCCGTGGCCGCCAAGGTGGGATCGACCAGGCTGATCGACAATGTCACCCTGACCTTGAATCCGACCTGA
- a CDS encoding Rossmann-like and DUF2520 domain-containing protein, with the protein MDAGDRPARLTVGVLGSGKVGSALGAALAQAGHRIVAASGVSDNSQRWAADRLGVTPSRPDEVVAAAQLILLTVPDDALPDLVSGLATTGADLKGKLLVHTSGAYGLAVLEPAAKVGALPFALHPVMTFTGRDDDLNKLTGISYGVTAPDTLRPIAEALVIEMGGEPVWIAEADRALYHAALAGAANHMVTLIAESQELLGRIGVEHPGRMLGPLLSAALDNVLRLGIAGLTGPVVRGDAGTVRKHVDALILAAPEAADAYIALARLTADRALAAGLLKPEEAERLLDALGGNIWT; encoded by the coding sequence ATGGACGCAGGGGATCGCCCGGCACGGCTGACCGTCGGCGTGCTCGGATCGGGCAAGGTCGGCTCGGCTCTCGGCGCCGCGTTGGCGCAGGCAGGACACCGCATCGTGGCCGCGAGCGGGGTCTCGGACAATTCCCAGCGATGGGCGGCGGACCGGCTCGGCGTCACGCCGTCGCGGCCCGACGAGGTGGTGGCGGCGGCTCAGCTGATCCTGCTCACCGTCCCCGACGACGCGCTGCCCGACCTCGTCAGTGGTCTGGCCACGACCGGGGCCGACCTGAAGGGCAAGCTGCTGGTGCACACCAGCGGGGCGTACGGGCTGGCGGTGCTCGAGCCGGCGGCCAAGGTCGGCGCGCTGCCGTTCGCGCTGCACCCGGTGATGACGTTCACGGGCCGCGACGACGATCTCAACAAGCTCACGGGCATCTCCTACGGCGTGACCGCGCCTGACACGCTGCGCCCCATCGCCGAGGCCCTGGTGATCGAGATGGGCGGCGAGCCGGTCTGGATCGCCGAGGCCGACCGCGCGCTCTACCACGCCGCACTGGCCGGGGCGGCCAACCACATGGTCACGCTCATCGCGGAGTCGCAAGAGCTCCTGGGCCGCATCGGCGTCGAGCACCCCGGGCGCATGCTGGGTCCGCTGCTCAGCGCCGCGCTCGACAACGTGCTGCGGCTGGGCATCGCCGGCCTGACCGGACCCGTCGTGCGCGGCGACGCCGGCACGGTGCGCAAGCATGTGGACGCGCTGATCCTGGCGGCTCCGGAGGCGGCCGACGCCTACATCGCGCTCGCCAGGCTCACGGCCGACCGGGCGCTCGCCGCGGGACTGCTCAAACCCGAGGAGGCGGAGCGGCTGCTCGACGCACTCGGGGGCAACATATGGACCTGA
- a CDS encoding chaplin produces MLKKILAVAGAVATLSLVAPAAHADVTSGDGGVLSGNQVHLPISIPINICGNAVAVIGHAFAGCKGGAKVIGY; encoded by the coding sequence ATGCTGAAGAAGATCCTGGCCGTGGCCGGTGCCGTAGCGACGTTGTCGCTGGTCGCCCCGGCGGCGCACGCGGACGTGACGAGTGGCGACGGCGGTGTGCTGTCGGGCAACCAGGTGCACCTTCCGATCAGCATCCCGATCAACATCTGCGGCAACGCGGTGGCCGTCATCGGCCACGCCTTCGCCGGTTGCAAGGGTGGCGCCAAGGTGATCGGCTACTGA
- a CDS encoding SAM-dependent methyltransferase, translating into MWLSWRAATERALYGEKGFYLRERPSGHFRTSVSASAAFAEAVLTLLRQVDAELGAPEELDLVDIGAGEGALMTGVLAAAEPALRDRLRVTAVDLSPRPHGLPEQIAWRKGLPDRISGLAIANEWLDNIPLDVAEQTPDGPRLVLVDLRTGEERLGGPLRPADREWLDRWWPLPRVGSRAEIGRPRDEAWASVVTRLTSGRAIAIDYAHPVDNRPLCGTLTGYRDGAVVAPIPDGTCDITAHVALDACAEAGRRAGAISTTLSTQRDALRALGITGVRPPMELAGTDPRAYLRALARASEEGELIDPSGLGSFGWLDQRR; encoded by the coding sequence ATGTGGCTCTCCTGGCGCGCCGCGACGGAGCGAGCGCTGTACGGCGAGAAGGGTTTCTACCTCCGCGAGCGCCCCTCGGGCCATTTCCGCACCTCGGTCAGCGCGTCGGCCGCGTTCGCCGAGGCAGTGCTGACGCTGCTGAGACAGGTCGACGCCGAGCTCGGCGCGCCGGAGGAGCTCGACCTGGTCGACATCGGCGCGGGCGAGGGCGCTCTGATGACCGGAGTGCTGGCCGCCGCCGAGCCCGCGCTGCGCGACCGGCTGCGTGTCACGGCCGTCGACCTCTCCCCCAGGCCGCACGGGCTTCCCGAGCAGATCGCCTGGCGTAAGGGTCTGCCGGACCGCATCTCGGGCCTGGCCATCGCCAACGAGTGGCTCGACAACATTCCGCTGGACGTGGCCGAGCAGACCCCGGACGGCCCGCGGCTCGTCCTGGTGGACCTCCGGACCGGCGAGGAGCGTCTCGGCGGCCCGCTCCGGCCCGCCGACCGGGAGTGGCTGGATCGGTGGTGGCCGCTGCCCCGGGTGGGCTCACGAGCGGAGATCGGCCGTCCCCGCGACGAAGCCTGGGCGTCGGTCGTGACGCGTCTCACCAGCGGCAGGGCGATCGCCATCGATTATGCACATCCTGTGGACAACCGACCGCTATGCGGCACGCTGACCGGATACCGCGACGGCGCCGTCGTCGCCCCTATTCCGGACGGGACCTGCGATATCACGGCCCACGTCGCGCTCGACGCGTGCGCCGAGGCGGGGCGGCGGGCCGGCGCGATATCCACAACCTTGTCCACACAGCGTGACGCCTTGCGGGCCCTGGGGATCACCGGCGTCCGGCCGCCCATGGAGCTGGCCGGCACCGATCCCCGTGCCTACCTCCGCGCCTTGGCCAGGGCGTCGGAGGAGGGAGAGCTCATCGACCCGTCGGGCCTCGGCAGCTTCGGCTGGCTCGACCAGCGGCGGTGA
- a CDS encoding cytochrome P450 produces MRFDPWNPDFVAYPYRVYDELRRDAPVSYFQPTNQWLISRHADVNTLLRDRRLGRSYLHVATHEEFGKQPEPDFQEPFWRVIRAGMLDVEPPVHTRLRRLVSKAFTPRMVESLRPRVRAIAEGLVDTYVEKGGGDLIAEVAEPLPVTVIAEMLGIPDGDRHLLRPWSADICGMYELNPSLEAQHTAVRAAADFAGYLKALARERRQRPGDDLISALAGIEELTEDELVGTCVLLLNAGHEATVNVTGNGWWSLFRNPGELARLRADRSLLPTAVEELMRWDTPLQMFERWVLEDIEVHGVTIPRGSEVALLFGSANRDPAVFEEPDRLDVGRADNPHISFGAGIHFCLGAPLARIELMESFGALLDRAAKLELRQEPVWKPGFIIRGLHALDLTAE; encoded by the coding sequence GTGCGCTTTGATCCCTGGAATCCGGATTTCGTGGCCTACCCCTACCGGGTTTACGACGAGCTGCGGCGCGATGCGCCCGTCAGCTACTTCCAACCCACGAACCAGTGGCTGATCTCGCGCCACGCCGACGTGAACACCCTGCTCAGGGACCGCCGCCTGGGCAGGTCCTACCTCCACGTGGCCACGCACGAGGAGTTCGGCAAGCAGCCCGAGCCGGACTTCCAGGAGCCGTTCTGGCGGGTGATCAGGGCGGGCATGCTGGACGTCGAGCCGCCGGTGCACACGCGGTTGCGCCGGCTGGTCTCCAAGGCGTTCACGCCGCGCATGGTCGAGTCCCTGCGCCCGCGCGTGCGCGCGATCGCCGAGGGCCTGGTGGACACGTACGTGGAGAAGGGCGGCGGGGATCTGATCGCGGAGGTCGCCGAGCCGCTCCCGGTGACCGTGATCGCGGAGATGCTCGGCATCCCCGACGGTGATCGCCATCTGCTGCGCCCCTGGTCCGCCGACATCTGCGGCATGTACGAGCTCAACCCCAGCCTCGAGGCCCAGCACACCGCGGTCCGCGCGGCCGCGGACTTCGCCGGCTACCTCAAGGCCCTGGCCCGTGAGCGGCGGCAGCGTCCCGGCGACGACCTGATCAGCGCGCTCGCCGGCATCGAGGAGCTGACCGAGGACGAGCTGGTCGGCACCTGCGTGCTGCTGCTCAACGCCGGCCACGAGGCCACGGTGAACGTGACGGGCAACGGCTGGTGGTCGTTGTTCAGGAACCCCGGCGAGCTGGCACGGCTGCGTGCGGACCGCTCCCTGCTGCCCACGGCCGTCGAGGAGCTGATGCGCTGGGACACGCCGCTGCAGATGTTCGAGCGGTGGGTGCTGGAGGACATCGAGGTCCACGGCGTGACGATTCCGCGTGGGTCGGAGGTGGCGCTGCTGTTCGGCTCGGCCAACCGGGACCCTGCCGTGTTCGAGGAGCCGGATCGGCTCGATGTGGGGCGGGCCGACAATCCGCACATCTCCTTCGGGGCCGGAATCCACTTCTGCCTGGGCGCGCCGCTGGCCCGGATCGAGCTCATGGAGTCGTTCGGTGCGCTGCTGGACCGGGCGGCCAAGCTGGAGTTGCGCCAGGAGCCTGTCTGGAAGCCCGGCTTCATCATCCGCGGCCTGCACGCCCTGGACCTCACCGCGGAATGA